DNA from Alphaproteobacteria bacterium SS10:
TGTATCGGCATGAAGCCACCCGGACGCTAGCAGGCCGGCCATGCTGAGCGGCAGGAAGCCCTGTTCATATGGTGGGTCCAGGAAGATTAGATCAACCGGGCGAGGCGCTGCTGGCGGCTTGGTCGCATCCAGCCGTTGGACCTGAACCCGATCGCTGACTTTAAGCTGGTTTGCCGTTTCTCGAATGACGCTGGTGGCGCCCGCGGCCTGATCCCAGAACCAAACCCGTTCCGCACCACGAGATAGCGCCTCAAAGCCGAGCGTGCCAGCACCGGCAAATGCATCCAGCACCAGTGCCTCACCCGTTGTCAGTTTCGCGCCGGTAAGCTTGGCCCAGGGCGCGTGGGCCAGGATATTGAACAAGCTCTCCCGCACCCGGTCAGTGGTCGGGCGAATGGCACGGCCAGTAGGGGCGGTTAACCGCCTTCCGCGCATCTCACCGCCGGTGATCCTCATGCCCGGTTTTTCCCTTTAGGCCCTGCGCCCTGATTTGGGCCGCGACGTGGACCTTTGTTGCCCTTGTTATTAGGCGCTTGGCGTTGGTTGTGTGGCTTACCGTTTGATCGTCCAGAGCTGGGTTTGCCACCAGCCGGTTTGCCCGGGACAGATTTGCCCGGAACAGATTTGCCCGGAACAGATTTGCCTGGGGCGGATTTAGCTGGGCCTGGCTTGCCTTGGTGCTTTTTGCCCTGGTGCCCTTTCCCTTGGGCTGGCTTGTCCGTGGCATCATCAAGCTGCTTACGAGCTGCTTTCTTAGCCTTATGCGGTGGCCGGTTCTTCGGCTTGGCTTTGGCATGGCCAGTTGGCCTGCCTTCCTTCTTTGGGGCGTCCCCAGCGGCGCGACCAATCCCAAGTTGCTCGGCAATAACCTTCGCGCTCAACTCTTCAACGCCGCCCTTGCCCAGGTTACCGAGTTGGAACGGGCCGTAAGAGATGCGGATCAGGCGGTTTACGGTAAGGCCGATACTCTCCAGAACCTTCCGAACCTCGCGGTTCTTACCTTCGCGCAACCCTACGGTGACCCAGGCATTGGCGCCAACCTGACGCTCTAACGCCGCGTCGATGGGGCCATATTTGATGCCCGAAACCTCATGACCATCGGCGAGCTTCTTCAACACATCGGGGTTGACCGTCCCATGCACCCGGGCCCGGTATTTGCGAAGCCATCCGGTGGTTGGTAGCTCAAGGCGCCGTGCGGTCTCACCATCATTGGTGAGCAGCAGCAGGCCCTCAGAATTCAGATCAAGGCGGCCCACGGTGATGACTCGGGGCAGGGCCCTAGGCAGCCGATCAAAGATCGTTTCCCGACCTTCTGGATCCTTATTGGTCGTCACCAGGCCAGCAGGCTTGTGATACCGCCAAAGACGCACAGGTTCGGCATCGGGGAGTGGTTTGCCATCCACCTCAACCCGATCTTGCGGGCCAACCGTAACGGCGGGCGTCTCAAGCACTTTGCCATTCAGCTTTACGCGGCCCGCAGTAATCCAGGCCTCAGCCTCCCTTCGGGAGCAGAGGCCGGCACGGGCCATGCGCTTGGCAATGCGCTCACCCTTGTCTGCATCCTTTGCAGTCTGGGCATCAGAGCTTTGCTGTTCAGATTTTTTGGTGGGGCTGTTCATGGCGCGGTGGTACCTTCCGTCCACGTAAAAGGCAAATGCCGATCTACCTTGATGGAAACCAATCGACCGCGCCGATGCAGGATATCAGCACCGACAACCAGGCTGTCTCGCATGAGGATTTGAGCGATCCCATGCGTCCGCTGGCCCCAGGGGAGCATCCCATGGACCGGGCGATGGAGCTTGCGCGGCTAGCGGCAGAGTTCGGTGAGGTGCCGGTGGGGGCGGTGGTTATCGACAGTGAAACCGGCGCTTTGATCGGGGCAGGCTGCAATGCCACCGAAACTGATGCCGACCCAACGGCCCATGCGGAGATTGTCGCTATTCGACAGGCTGCCGAGACGTTGAGTGAGGCGCGTCTGACCAATTGCGATCTCTATGTCACCCTTGAACCTTGTGTGATGTGCGCTGGTGCAATCAGCCATGCCCGTATCCGTCGGGTCTATTACGGCGCTGCCGACCCCAAGGGCGGCGGCATCGATCATGGTCCGCGCTTTTTTGAGCAGCCCACCTGTATGCACCGGCCTGAAGTCTATGGCGGTATCCAGGAACAGGCCGCAGCACAGCTGCTGCGTGAGTTCTTCAGCGATCTTCGATGATGCCATCTGATCCATGCAAAAAGGGCCCCGGTGATGGGGCCCTTTGCATTTGGATGCCTAGATAGGCCGCTAGATAAAGATATCCGCCGTTACATCGCTCGACGGCACCCCGGCAAAGATGATCCCGCCACCGGCAAAGGTGACGATGGTATTACCAAACTGGTCGACCGTGGCGGTTGAGAGCAACTCACCAACATCGATGTTCACCAGATTGACCCGATCCTCTGCTGCGTTGAAGTCGGAGATCACATCAACACCGCCGCCAAGGGCGATCGTGAAGACGTCGGCACCGCTGCCGCCGATTAGGATGTCATCACCCAGGTTGCCGGCGATGGTGTCATTGTCCTTGTTACCGAACAGGACATCGTTGCCCTTACCACCAAAGATCTGGTCACCGCCCTGGCCACCAAAAATGGTGTCAGCAGCGAAGTTGCCAAAGATCTGGTCCGCTTCCAGGTTGCCGAACAGCAGGTCATCATCCTGACCACCAAAGATGGTGTCCACGTCCTTGCCGCCGAACAGCACATCATTGCCGATATTGCCGTAGAGCAGATCGTTACCGATGTTGCCATAGAAGATATCAGCGCCATTACCGCCGAACCCGACATCAAAACCCTCACCAAATACGGCGAGATCATTACCACCGCCGGCGAACACGGTGTCGGCGCCGAGGCCCAGCTCAA
Protein-coding regions in this window:
- the rsmD gene encoding 16S rRNA (guanine(966)-N(2))-methyltransferase RsmD codes for the protein MRITGGEMRGRRLTAPTGRAIRPTTDRVRESLFNILAHAPWAKLTGAKLTTGEALVLDAFAGAGTLGFEALSRGAERVWFWDQAAGATSVIRETANQLKVSDRVQVQRLDATKPPAAPRPVDLIFLDPPYEQGFLPLSMAGLLASGWLHADTLLMAETKKREHLVLDGHWQLLDRRDIGDTGLNFLRLQPEDAV
- a CDS encoding pseudouridine synthase, producing MNSPTKKSEQQSSDAQTAKDADKGERIAKRMARAGLCSRREAEAWITAGRVKLNGKVLETPAVTVGPQDRVEVDGKPLPDAEPVRLWRYHKPAGLVTTNKDPEGRETIFDRLPRALPRVITVGRLDLNSEGLLLLTNDGETARRLELPTTGWLRKYRARVHGTVNPDVLKKLADGHEVSGIKYGPIDAALERQVGANAWVTVGLREGKNREVRKVLESIGLTVNRLIRISYGPFQLGNLGKGGVEELSAKVIAEQLGIGRAAGDAPKKEGRPTGHAKAKPKNRPPHKAKKAARKQLDDATDKPAQGKGHQGKKHQGKPGPAKSAPGKSVPGKSVPGKSVPGKPAGGKPSSGRSNGKPHNQRQAPNNKGNKGPRRGPNQGAGPKGKNRA
- a CDS encoding nucleoside deaminase, with the protein product MDRAMELARLAAEFGEVPVGAVVIDSETGALIGAGCNATETDADPTAHAEIVAIRQAAETLSEARLTNCDLYVTLEPCVMCAGAISHARIRRVYYGAADPKGGGIDHGPRFFEQPTCMHRPEVYGGIQEQAAAQLLREFFSDLR